A section of the Herpetosiphonaceae bacterium genome encodes:
- a CDS encoding Ig-like domain-containing protein translates to LQLVAVDGPGTVTLSGTGLKLMQSGGFNGSLIVDGLRFSTSNDDAIRLTSVTNLLLVNSTFDPIGSDNLAHNALELTMSSGVRHVVLYNNTFRNIANDAILLIGEGTAQPTITIVGNTITDSGTHANTTDQGISVEMRGSASASATIADNSLTQLESRAVVVAADDTAQFQAMIARNTINTITTQDQAIIAETLNGSTTALLDVTIAENTISNVSSGSGMVVSLGGVVATPSTPRIVARIVRNTLTNIGGNDFDRGIAIIPGISNNTNLNGTMSLLVAENQINTSAASGLYLFADDSIDIDATVRNNSFLNTVAFPSANEAGFLFRTNNASAQLRLALTNNTATTATPATNRAIRLLHQTGTFQLEGNSALTPEQNVAADNPGSAGSILVGGTIGIIPRGTVVPPSDKDPPVAQDDTATAFSGTPTTINVLPNDLDPNEDLVRLNFFSFTSFRGGTVTRNDNGTPANLTDDRLVYTSPAGYVGTDTLYYTGSDGQATDVAKVTINVIPLPTSTPTPTATNTPTPTNTATPTNTATPTTTPTNTPTNTPTNTPTNTPTNTPTNTPTNTPTNTPTNTPTNTPTNTPTNTPTNTPTNTPTNTPTITPTNTPTNTPTNTPTNTPTITPTNTPTNTPTITPTNTPTNTPTNTPTNTPTNTPTATNTPTATSTPTPTNTPTPTNTPTITPTATNTPTATSTPTITPTTTPTSYKQYIPIAAAWPELVASIRLEPSKSTFAAGEPVRIIATITNLGTTRSAPAWADLFINPSSPPTSANIRWNDVCGMYPCFGIAWRVPALAPGQSVVLTSDPGSYAADYSVWPGWFASGTSDLYLYVDSWNPGVATGANPEETEANNRAELHGLQVTGSNPQSTRDTGDVQQRPAR, encoded by the coding sequence CTCCAGCTCGTGGCCGTCGATGGTCCCGGCACCGTGACGCTGAGCGGCACAGGCCTCAAGCTGATGCAGAGCGGAGGCTTCAACGGCAGCCTGATCGTCGACGGGCTGCGCTTCTCGACCAGCAACGACGATGCTATTCGGCTCACCAGCGTCACGAACCTGCTGCTCGTCAACAGCACCTTCGATCCGATCGGCTCGGATAATCTGGCACATAACGCCTTGGAGTTGACGATGAGTAGTGGCGTGCGGCACGTGGTGCTCTACAACAACACGTTCCGCAACATCGCCAACGATGCGATCCTGCTGATCGGGGAGGGCACCGCGCAGCCGACGATCACGATCGTCGGCAACACCATCACCGACAGCGGCACCCATGCCAACACCACCGATCAGGGAATCTCGGTGGAGATGCGCGGCAGTGCCAGCGCCAGCGCGACGATCGCCGACAACAGCCTGACGCAGTTGGAGAGCCGCGCGGTGGTCGTCGCCGCTGACGACACAGCGCAGTTCCAGGCGATGATCGCGCGCAACACGATCAACACGATCACCACCCAGGATCAGGCGATCATCGCCGAGACGCTGAACGGCTCGACGACGGCGCTGCTGGATGTGACGATCGCCGAGAACACGATCAGCAACGTCAGCAGCGGCAGCGGCATGGTGGTCAGCCTGGGCGGTGTCGTCGCGACACCCAGCACGCCGCGCATCGTCGCCCGCATCGTGCGCAACACGCTGACGAATATCGGCGGCAACGACTTCGACCGGGGCATCGCGATCATCCCAGGTATCAGCAATAACACCAATCTGAACGGGACCATGAGCCTCCTTGTCGCAGAAAACCAGATCAACACCAGCGCGGCGTCGGGCTTGTATCTCTTCGCCGACGATAGCATTGACATCGATGCGACGGTGCGCAACAACAGCTTCCTCAACACGGTAGCGTTCCCCAGTGCCAACGAGGCCGGCTTCCTGTTCCGCACCAACAATGCAAGCGCGCAGCTACGGCTGGCGCTCACCAACAACACGGCGACAACGGCGACTCCCGCTACCAACCGGGCGATCCGGCTGCTCCATCAGACGGGAACCTTCCAGCTAGAGGGCAATTCGGCGCTGACACCGGAGCAGAATGTCGCGGCGGATAATCCCGGCTCCGCTGGGTCGATTCTGGTAGGAGGAACGATCGGGATTATTCCTCGCGGCACGGTCGTCCCGCCCAGTGACAAGGACCCGCCCGTCGCCCAAGACGACACCGCGACGGCGTTTTCTGGCACGCCCACGACGATCAATGTGCTGCCGAACGATCTCGATCCAAACGAGGATCTGGTCAGGCTTAACTTCTTCAGCTTCACCTCGTTCCGGGGCGGCACGGTCACTCGCAACGATAACGGCACACCCGCCAATCTGACCGACGATCGGCTGGTCTATACGTCGCCCGCTGGCTACGTCGGCACCGATACGCTCTACTACACCGGCTCCGACGGCCAAGCGACCGATGTGGCGAAGGTGACGATCAACGTCATCCCGTTGCCCACCAGCACGCCCACCCCGACGGCCACCAATACGCCGACGCCGACCAATACGGCTACTCCAACGAATACGGCGACACCGACCACCACACCGACCAACACACCGACCAATACACCGACCAATACACCGACCAATACACCGACCAACACGCCGACCAATACACCGACCAACACGCCAACCAACACGCCAACTAACACACCGACTAACACACCGACCAATACACCAACCAATACACCAACCAACACGCCGACTAACACGCCGACCAACACGCCGACGATCACGCCAACTAACACGCCGACCAATACGCCGACCAATACGCCAACCAATACGCCGACGATCACGCCAACCAATACGCCGACTAACACGCCGACGATCACGCCAACCAATACGCCAACCAACACACCGACCAATACACCGACTAACACGCCAACCAATACGCCCACGGCGACCAATACGCCCACGGCGACCAGTACACCGACGCCGACCAATACGCCGACGCCGACTAACACGCCGACGATCACGCCCACGGCGACCAATACGCCCACGGCGACCAGCACGCCGACGATCACGCCGACGACCACGCCGACGAGCTACAAACAGTACATTCCGATCGCCGCAGCCTGGCCTGAGCTAGTTGCGTCGATCCGTCTTGAGCCGAGCAAATCCACGTTCGCCGCCGGAGAGCCAGTCAGGATCATCGCGACGATCACGAACCTTGGCACGACGCGGTCGGCGCCGGCATGGGCGGACCTGTTCATCAATCCTTCGTCGCCGCCAACCAGCGCCAACATTCGCTGGAACGATGTCTGCGGCATGTATCCGTGCTTCGGGATCGCCTGGCGCGTACCCGCGCTAGCACCCGGCCAGAGCGTCGTGCTCACCTCCGATCCGGGCAGCTACGCTGCCGACTACTCGGTCTGGCCGGGCTGGTTCGCATCGGGAACGTCGGATCTGTACCTCTACGTCGATAGCTGGAATCCAGGCGTCGCGACGGGTGCGAATCCCGAAGAGACGGAGGCGAATAACCGCGCCGAGCTACATGGGTTACAGGTGACAGGATCGAATCCGCAAAGCACACGCGACACGGGTGACGTACAGCAGCGTCCGGCTCGCTAG
- a CDS encoding carboxypeptidase-like regulatory domain-containing protein yields MIQHYTRALLLRTGLLLMIGLVLQIAIARPALAQEPPRPTLEPTATPTITPTGTATPTPVPPDDTLPSPTEAPAGRIIGTVIDLTTNAPAPGIRVAVGDITVTTDGNGNYERAGLPAGSYQVALVLTAAQGVAEQGPITVDLAVGATVVQHLAFRSPLAATAVPSTPTPTPTGPATLPDTGDSSGNAALFQGGLLAALIVLLGLSVWGMTERSRRTAIRRR; encoded by the coding sequence ATGATCCAACACTACACCCGTGCCCTGCTTCTGCGTACAGGATTGCTGCTGATGATCGGTCTGGTGCTTCAGATCGCCATCGCCCGACCGGCACTGGCCCAGGAGCCGCCGCGACCAACCCTGGAACCGACCGCAACCCCGACGATCACGCCAACCGGCACGGCAACGCCAACGCCGGTTCCTCCAGATGACACGTTGCCCAGCCCAACCGAGGCTCCTGCCGGGCGGATCATCGGCACGGTGATCGATCTGACCACCAACGCTCCCGCGCCGGGCATCCGCGTCGCAGTGGGCGATATCACCGTCACTACCGATGGCAACGGCAACTACGAGCGCGCGGGCCTACCCGCAGGCAGCTATCAGGTTGCGCTGGTCCTGACCGCCGCGCAGGGCGTTGCGGAGCAGGGGCCGATCACGGTGGATCTGGCCGTGGGCGCCACTGTGGTGCAGCACCTTGCATTCCGCAGCCCCCTCGCAGCCACGGCTGTTCCCAGCACGCCGACGCCGACACCGACTGGACCGGCAACGCTGCCCGATACGGGCGATAGCAGCGGAAACGCCGCGCTGTTCCAGGGCGGGCTGCTCGCAGCGCTGATCGTGCTGCTCGGCCTGAGCGTCTGGGGCATGACCGAACGGTCGCGCCGAACCGCGATCAGGCGAAGATAG
- a CDS encoding FHA domain-containing protein: MLDKGTLEQESNDLKREIGNLETQIKSVRDYIAAQERNLRSAAESVRAITERSLAEARGDLYLKELRLQQVRQEFQIKQEHLAKIGAIARKQQDIQTLELERDRITGMLQRAQVELQQLMHEYQSSSSPSATAEYALIFSGGERFVLPASASEMLVGCADTGVFPDIDLAPLGGTAQGVSRRHAALRHSNGAWSIVDLNSTNGTYVNTIKIAPNMPTPLQDQTRLRFGNLDAVFGQQPAPAHKTVRLT, translated from the coding sequence ATGTTAGATAAAGGAACGCTGGAGCAGGAGAGCAACGATCTCAAGCGCGAGATCGGCAACCTGGAAACCCAGATCAAAAGCGTTCGCGACTATATCGCCGCGCAAGAGCGCAACTTACGAAGCGCGGCAGAGTCGGTTCGCGCAATCACCGAGCGCAGCCTGGCCGAGGCGCGCGGCGATCTCTACCTCAAGGAGCTGCGGCTGCAACAGGTGCGTCAGGAATTCCAGATCAAGCAAGAGCATCTCGCCAAGATCGGCGCTATCGCGCGCAAGCAGCAGGATATTCAGACCTTGGAGCTGGAGCGCGACAGGATCACCGGCATGCTTCAGCGCGCGCAGGTCGAGCTTCAGCAGCTCATGCATGAGTATCAATCGTCGAGCAGCCCCAGCGCCACCGCTGAGTATGCCCTGATCTTCAGCGGCGGCGAGCGCTTTGTGCTGCCTGCCAGCGCATCCGAGATGCTGGTCGGCTGCGCCGACACGGGCGTGTTTCCCGACATCGATCTGGCACCGCTCGGCGGCACGGCGCAGGGTGTCAGTCGCAGGCACGCGGCGCTGCGTCACAGCAATGGAGCGTGGTCGATCGTGGACTTGAACAGCACCAACGGCACGTACGTCAACACGATCAAGATCGCGCCGAACATGCCGACGCCGTTGCAGGATCAGACCAGGCTGCGCTTCGGCAATCTGGATGCGGTCTTCGGCCAGCAGCCAGCACCGGCACATAAGACCGTGCGCCTGACCTAG
- a CDS encoding PAS domain S-box protein — protein sequence MRKDALAQEIEALQQRITDLQQRMTEATPELLQQMLDELHTALEELLVAEEQLHEQSAVLLATQEELELERRRFADLFESAPNGYLITSARGVIVETNRAASDLLHHPKAFLVGKPLALFVVKHERQHFWALLKRLHTSPNVQEWEGQLQRRRDTSIEVSVRVAPVRDQAGTVIELRWLMHDMTARKQAEEQIRHLNAELEQRVAERTTELVQANQIKDALLLREQAARREAEAARQALQLSEERFRIALASSPVTVFHQDRNLRYTWIYNPYPPAQPEEIVGRSDAELFQPDDAARLTAIKRGVIETGVGVETEVQLFTPATPMWFNLRAEPLRDAAVAVVGIACAATNITAIKQAEFTIRRQAQLLEATFDAILVREVTGRIIYWNRSAETLYGFSKDEAIGEFCYELLRMAGSESMTAIQRALNESGRWEGELQHTTRDGRTIVVSSRQVLVREDDGSEHVIESNYDITERKRVEEQLRESEARFRTLADSAPVLIWMSGPDKQYTYVNKIWLSFTDRRLEQELGTGWLEGIHPDDRARSVVLYNAAFDAREALRIEHRLRRADGEYRWMLNCGIPRLAPDGAFEGYIGSCIDITDRKHMERVRHTLLERMVAAQEDERRRLSYELHDELGPYLTALQLGLSSLQELAPADTAGEQHIKQLQELTTRLGRDLHALARQLRPAALDDLGLRAALENLVEEWSNRYAIAAEVQSIGLDTQRLPAPLETAIYRVVQEALTNVARHAQARHVSVILERRSQHAQLIVEDDGRGFEAETLLHMPDTERGLGLIGMQERVAALGGRLTIESFPGRGTAIFVRIPISSKPEVTTDD from the coding sequence GTGCGTAAAGATGCCCTAGCTCAGGAAATTGAGGCGCTGCAACAACGGATCACCGATCTCCAACAGCGCATGACCGAGGCGACGCCGGAGCTGCTCCAGCAGATGCTCGACGAGCTGCACACGGCGCTGGAAGAGCTGCTGGTGGCCGAAGAGCAGCTACACGAGCAGAGCGCGGTGCTCCTTGCCACCCAGGAGGAGCTGGAGCTCGAGCGCCGACGATTCGCTGACCTGTTCGAGTCTGCGCCCAACGGCTACCTGATCACCAGCGCGCGCGGCGTCATTGTGGAAACCAACCGGGCCGCCAGCGACCTGCTGCACCATCCAAAGGCATTCCTGGTGGGCAAGCCGCTTGCTCTGTTCGTCGTAAAGCACGAGCGGCAGCATTTTTGGGCGCTCCTCAAGCGGCTCCACACATCGCCGAACGTTCAGGAGTGGGAGGGTCAGTTGCAGCGACGTCGCGATACGTCTATCGAAGTGAGCGTGCGCGTGGCTCCCGTGCGCGATCAAGCCGGTACCGTCATCGAGCTGCGCTGGCTGATGCACGATATGACGGCGCGCAAGCAGGCCGAGGAGCAGATCCGGCATCTGAACGCGGAGCTTGAGCAGCGAGTTGCCGAGCGGACCACGGAGCTTGTACAGGCGAATCAGATCAAAGATGCGCTGCTGCTGCGTGAGCAGGCGGCAAGGCGCGAGGCCGAGGCGGCACGGCAGGCGCTCCAGCTCAGCGAGGAGCGCTTTCGTATCGCGCTGGCTAGCTCGCCCGTCACGGTGTTTCATCAGGATCGGAATCTGCGCTACACCTGGATCTACAATCCGTATCCTCCCGCGCAGCCGGAAGAGATCGTCGGCAGGAGCGATGCCGAACTCTTCCAGCCCGACGATGCCGCACGCCTGACGGCGATCAAACGCGGCGTGATCGAAACCGGAGTGGGCGTCGAGACGGAGGTGCAGCTCTTCACGCCAGCCACGCCGATGTGGTTCAACCTGCGCGCGGAGCCGCTGCGCGACGCGGCGGTCGCGGTCGTCGGGATCGCCTGTGCTGCGACCAATATCACGGCGATCAAGCAGGCCGAGTTTACGATCCGGCGGCAGGCGCAGCTTCTGGAAGCGACCTTCGACGCGATCCTGGTTCGCGAGGTTACGGGACGGATCATCTACTGGAACCGCAGCGCCGAGACGCTGTACGGCTTCTCGAAGGACGAGGCGATCGGCGAGTTCTGCTACGAGCTGCTGCGCATGGCCGGCAGCGAGAGCATGACGGCGATACAGCGCGCGCTGAATGAGAGCGGGCGCTGGGAAGGCGAGCTTCAGCATACCACACGCGACGGTCGCACGATCGTCGTCTCCAGCCGCCAGGTGCTGGTGCGTGAGGACGACGGCAGCGAGCACGTGATCGAGTCCAACTACGACATCACCGAGCGCAAGCGCGTCGAAGAGCAGTTGCGCGAAAGCGAGGCCCGCTTCCGCACCCTGGCCGACAGCGCGCCCGTGCTGATCTGGATGAGCGGCCCCGATAAGCAGTACACATACGTCAACAAGATCTGGCTGTCGTTTACCGATCGCCGCCTTGAGCAGGAGCTAGGCACCGGCTGGCTGGAAGGCATCCACCCCGACGATCGCGCGCGGTCTGTGGTGCTCTACAACGCGGCCTTCGACGCGCGCGAGGCGTTGCGGATCGAGCACCGGCTGCGACGCGCCGACGGCGAGTATCGCTGGATGCTGAACTGCGGCATTCCGCGTCTCGCGCCCGACGGCGCGTTTGAAGGCTATATCGGCTCGTGCATCGACATTACCGACCGCAAACATATGGAGCGGGTGCGCCATACGCTGCTTGAGCGGATGGTAGCGGCGCAGGAGGACGAGCGCCGCCGCCTCTCGTACGAGCTGCACGATGAGTTGGGACCCTACCTGACGGCGCTCCAACTGGGCCTTAGCTCGCTCCAGGAGCTTGCCCCGGCGGATACCGCCGGTGAGCAGCACATCAAACAGTTGCAGGAGTTGACAACCAGGCTTGGCCGCGATCTGCACGCGCTCGCCCGGCAGCTTCGCCCGGCTGCCCTCGACGATCTTGGGCTGCGCGCCGCGCTCGAAAACCTCGTCGAGGAGTGGTCCAATCGCTACGCCATCGCCGCCGAGGTTCAGTCGATCGGCCTCGACACACAGCGGCTACCTGCGCCGCTAGAGACGGCGATCTACCGCGTGGTGCAGGAAGCGCTGACCAACGTCGCGCGCCATGCCCAGGCCCGACACGTGAGTGTGATCCTGGAGCGGCGGAGCCAGCACGCGCAGCTTATCGTCGAAGACGACGGGCGGGGCTTCGAGGCCGAGACGCTGCTGCATATGCCCGATACCGAGCGCGGGCTTGGCCTGATCGGGATGCAGGAGCGCGTGGCCGCCCTTGGCGGCAGGCTGACGATCGAGTCGTTTCCTGGGCGCGGCACCGCGATCTTCGTGCGGATTCCGATCTCCAGTAAGCCGGAGGTGACGACCGATGACTAA
- a CDS encoding response regulator transcription factor, with product MTKLRIFLAEDHGIVRQGLKTLINVQADMEVIGEAGDGLSAIQQVQTYLPDVVVMDISMPMLNGVRATRQIKLCCPDIKILVLSAHEEKSYLREMLAAGATGYVLKRAVADDLIQAIRVVAAGGVYLDSSLASTVMRSFVQGTSRKREAQRMALSEREEDVARLIAQGYTIKEIATQLNLSIKTVDTYKTRAMEKLGLDSRVALVRYALQHGWLQPE from the coding sequence ATGACTAAGCTGCGTATTTTCCTTGCCGAGGATCATGGTATCGTCCGCCAGGGATTGAAGACCTTGATCAATGTCCAAGCCGATATGGAAGTCATCGGCGAGGCGGGCGATGGCCTATCGGCCATCCAGCAGGTCCAGACCTACCTGCCGGATGTGGTGGTGATGGACATCTCGATGCCGATGCTCAACGGCGTGCGCGCCACGCGCCAGATCAAGCTGTGCTGCCCCGACATCAAAATCCTGGTGCTGAGCGCCCACGAGGAGAAGAGCTACCTGCGCGAGATGTTGGCGGCGGGCGCGACTGGCTACGTGCTGAAGCGCGCCGTGGCCGACGATCTGATCCAGGCGATTCGCGTGGTCGCCGCCGGTGGCGTCTACCTGGACTCGTCGCTCGCCAGCACGGTGATGAGGAGCTTTGTCCAGGGCACCAGCCGCAAGCGCGAGGCGCAGCGTATGGCCTTGAGCGAGCGCGAAGAAGATGTTGCCCGGCTGATTGCGCAGGGCTATACCATCAAAGAGATCGCGACACAGCTCAATCTGAGCATCAAGACCGTTGATACCTACAAAACGCGGGCGATGGAAAAATTGGGCCTGGATAGCCGCGTTGCGCTGGTGCGCTATGCCTTGCAGCACGGCTGGCTCCAGCCTGAGTGA
- a CDS encoding ester cyclase: MSATANQALVRTFFDAVWNQGDETILDNLLAPRSGRSIATRLSRDTAYIRANVRILRAAFPDWRVTIEEMIAMPDRVLTRWCAEGTHLGSFMGFAPTGRRISATGISIFYITGGRIQDARVSRDSLSMLRQVCAGLSKGPTAQRAISTVTDGEQGEALALGGG; this comes from the coding sequence ATGTCAGCCACCGCTAATCAAGCGCTTGTGCGCACGTTCTTTGACGCCGTTTGGAATCAGGGTGATGAGACGATCCTGGATAATCTGCTCGCACCACGATCCGGGCGCTCCATCGCCACAAGGCTATCCCGCGACACCGCCTATATTCGCGCGAATGTCCGCATCTTACGCGCCGCGTTCCCCGACTGGCGCGTCACGATCGAAGAGATGATCGCGATGCCCGATCGAGTGCTGACGCGCTGGTGTGCCGAGGGCACGCATCTGGGCTCGTTCATGGGCTTCGCGCCGACAGGCCGACGGATCAGTGCCACCGGAATCAGCATCTTCTATATCACCGGGGGCCGCATTCAGGACGCGCGGGTGAGCCGCGACAGCCTGAGTATGCTCCGGCAAGTCTGCGCCGGGTTGAGCAAGGGGCCGACGGCTCAGCGAGCGATCAGCACCGTTACCGACGGCGAGCAGGGCGAGGCGCTCGCGCTGGGCGGCGGATAA